In a single window of the Dreissena polymorpha isolate Duluth1 chromosome 3, UMN_Dpol_1.0, whole genome shotgun sequence genome:
- the LOC127874645 gene encoding flavin-containing monooxygenase 5-like: MSQKTCCVIGAGVAGLAATKHCLEEGIIPVCYEKDIDIGGLWLYHNEKSKDTDPSLYNSCSINTSKEMTCFSDFPIPRDFPNFMHHTHFRRYLDLYTENFQLRKYIKLQTKVEKVEKAENFEETGQWVVTVQDLRTNKQTKTKFDFVMVCNGHLTEPLRPELPGLRDFKGKVIHTHDYKDFRGFEGKNILVVGMGNSAADVACELSRHAKHVYVSTRRGAYCIQRAGERGQPFDHVAITRFRQCLPHHLMRPYHFYKLNFRYDHKKYGLAPKHNFESAAVTISDDLPNRVLLGSMSIHEDVDRFTENGVKFEDGSQLEDIDVVILGTGYTYSFPFLDESVIKREGHFSYLYKLVWPTELHPSTLAVIGLVQPFGPLPPILEIQSRWATQVFAGHSKLPPQQTMLNAVEKWREFVKKKYVDSPRYSLQIYFIQYIDEVSKFIGCRPNFWKYFFTDPKLFYRVVFCAATPPQWRLEGHGRWKDARAAIEGVEERTWYPMKTRKCGEHEADGLYDGWVALFKKLCVVVVAFLVMRFLLSNGYHTFLVKN; the protein is encoded by the exons ATGTCCCAGAAGACGTGTTGCGTTATCGGCGCGGGCGTAGCCGGTCTGGCGGCCACAAAACACTGCCTGGAGGAGGGCATTATACCTGTCTGCTACGAAAAAGATATTGATATAG GAGGTCTATGGCTGTACCACAACGAAAAGTCCAAGGACACCGATCCGAGCCTCTACAACTCGTGCAGCATTAATACAAGCAAGGAGATGACCTGCTTCAGTGATTTCCCGATCCCGCGAGACTTCCCCAACTTCATGCACCACACCCACTTCCGGCGGTATCTGGACCTGTACACGGAGAATTTCCAGCTTCGGAAGTACATAAAATTGCAG ACGAAAGTTGAAAAAGTAGAAAAAGCTGAGAATTTTGAGGAGACCGGACAATGGGTGGTGACAGTACAGGACCTACGGACGAACAAACAGACGAAAACTAAGTTTGACTTTGTGATGGTTTGTAACGGGCATCTTACGGAACCACTGAGACCGGAACTTCCGGGCCTCCGAGATTTCAAGGGCAAGGTTATTCACACGCATGACTACAAg GACTTCCGCGGCTTTGAAGGCAAGAACATTCTGGTGGTAGGCATGGGCAACTCAGCGGCTGACGTCGCCTGTGAACTGAGTCGCCACGCCAAACAC GTGTACGTTAGCACAAGACGGGGCGCTTATTGTATACAGCGAGCCGGGGAGCGCGGTCAGCCCTTCGACCACGTGGCAATCACCCGCTTCCGGCAGTGTCTGCCGCACCATCTCATGCGACCTTACCACTTCTACAAGCTAAATTTCCGTTACGACCACAAAAAGTACGGCTTAGCCCCAAAGCACAATTTCGAGTCGGCGGCGGTGACGATTAGCGATGACCTCCCGAACCGTGTGCTTCTTGGCTCCATGAGTATTCACGAGGACGTGGACCGCTTCACAGAAAACGGTGTGAAATTTGAAGACGGATCACAATTAGAGGATATCGACGTGGTCATTTTAGGTACAGGGTACACATACAGCTTTCCATTTCTTGACGAGTCGGTTATCAAACGAGAGGGTCATTTTTCGTACCTATACAAACTCGTTTGGCCGACGGAATTGCACCCCTCCACATTGGCAGTTATTGGACTCGTCCAACCCTTCGGACCGCTGCCCCCCATCCTAGAGATTCAGTCGCGATGGGCGACCCAGGTGTTTGCCGGTCATTCAAAGCTACCGCCCCAACAAACAATGTTAAACGCGGTGGAAAAATGGAGGGAATTCGTCAAAAAGAAGTACGTCGACTCGCCCAGGTACAGTCTTCAGATTTACTTCATCCAGTATATCGACGAAGTTTCGAAATTCATCGGTTGTCGGCCTAATTTCTGGAAATATTTCTTCACTGATCCAAAACTGTTCTACCGCGTTGTGTTTTGTGCTGCGACTCCGCCCCAATGGAGGTTAGAGGGGCATGGTCGATGGAAGGATGCTCGCGCAGCCATAGAGGGCGTGGAGGAACGCACGTGGTACCCGATGAAGACCCGGAAGTGCGGGGAACACGAGGCGGACGGCTTGTATGACGGCTGGGTGGCGCTGTTCAAGAAACTGTGCGTTGTCGTCGTTGCGTTTCTGGTGATGAGGTTCCTGCTGTCAAATGGATATCACACATTCCTAGTTAAGAACTGA